Genomic DNA from Nonomuraea rubra:
CACCGTGCTCCAGCACCCCCGCCGCCAGTTCTTCACCGACCAGACCGAGACCGAGCTGGCCTTCGCCCTGGAGAACTTCGGCGAACCGACGCACGCGATCAGGGAACGCGTCACCACCGTCATCGGCGAACACGGCCTGAACGACTTCACCGGCCGCCGGCTCCAGGATCTCTCCGGCGGCCAGCAGCAACAGGTCGCCTGCGCCGCCGCGGCCACCCACCACCCCGCCCTACTGCTGTTCGACGAACCCACCAGCAATCTCTCGGCCGCCGCGATCGAACGCTTCACCGCCACGCTGGCTCGCCTGCGCGCCGGTGGGGCCACCATCGTGATCGCCGAGCATCGGCTCCACTTCCTGCACGGCCTCGCCGACCGGGTCATCGCCATGCGCGACGGCCGCATCGAGACCGAATGGACCGGCGCGGAGTTCGCCACCCTCGACGACGCCACCCTGCGGGCGGAAGGGCTGCGCAGCCTCACCCCACCCGCCCGCCCGGCTCCCGCTCCGGCGGACGCGCGCGGCCCGAGCATCGATCGCGCAACCGAACCGGCCACACCTCCCACCACCGGCCTGACGCTGCGCAGCCTACGCTGCGCCTTCCGCGGGCACCGCGTGCTCGACATCGAGCACGCGCACCTGCGCGCCGGCACGATCACGGCCATCACCGGCCCGAACGGCGCCGGCAAGAGCACCCTCGCCCGCATCATCACCGGCCTGCAACGCCACGAAGGCGAGGTGCTCCTGAACGGGCGGCGGCTCAGCCGCACGCAACGGCAGCGGGCGTGCGCCTACGTCATGCAGGACGTCCAGCGGCAGCTCTTCACCGACAGCGTCGAGGCCGAACTCCGGCTCGGCGCCTCCCGGGACAACGAGCACGACGCCCGCTCCCGCGCACTCCTGCGAGACCTCGACCTGGAAGCCTTCACCGATCGGCACCCGCTCTCGCTGTCCGGTGGGCAGCAGCAGCGTCTGGTCGTGGCCGCGGCCCGGCTCAGCGGCCGCCGGATCGTCGTATTCGACGAGCCCAGCTCCGGCGTGGACCGCCGGCACCTGCGCTCCATCACGCAGGTCATGCGCGACCTCGCAGCGGGCGGCGCCGTCGTCATCCTGATCAGCCACGACGACGAGCTCCTCGCTCACGCCGCCGACCAGGAGTTGTGCCTGCGCCCAGCTGAACTCCCCTGAAGCCCACATCCCGGCCCCTTCCATACGGAGATTCCCCATGACATCCGTCGGCATCGGCGCCGTCTTCGACAGCGCCGCCACCCACTACGCCGAGATCTCACCCCTGCTGTGGAACCCGATCGGCGAGGCCACCGTCGCGACCGCCGCGATCGGAGCAGGTGAACGGGTGCTAGACGTGTGCTGCGGTACGGGCGCCTCGGCCATCCCGGCCGCGCGGGCCGCCGGGCCGCACGGCCACGTGGACGCCATCGACCTCGCCGCAGGACTCCTCGCTCACGGCCGCCGCCGCGCCTCATCTGCGGGGCTGGGGAACGTGCGCTTCGTCCAAGCCGACGCGACCACGTGGCAGGACCAGCCCTACGACGTGGTGCAGTGCGTCCACGGCGTCTTCTTCCTGCCGGACATGGACACCTCCGTCACCCGGCTGACCGGCCTGCTGCGGCCCGGCGGACGACTGGTCATCACCACCTGGGCCCAGGGCGCCATGGAGAACTTCGGCCAGCTGTTCGCCGAAGCCGTCGCACACGTACGGCAAGCCCCGGTGGCTCCCCCCACCAGCAGGCAGGCGGCGTCCACAATCGACACCGAGGAGGATCTGCACACCTGGCTCACCGCCCGCGGGCTGACGAAGGTCACCGTGACCCGCTTTCCCCTGCGCATCCCCTTGGACACCGCACTCGCCTGGCAGGTGGTGCTCGGCAGCGGCTTCCGCGGCATGCTCACCGGCCTGGAGGAACCCGCCGTCGAGCAGGTACGCGCTGCCTTCGGACGCCTCCTGCGCGAGCGGGGGATGACCGAGCTGGATGCCACGTCCCTCATCGGAGCCGGAACGCGCCCGTGATCGACGGCACCACCAGATCACAGCCCGCTGGAGCCACGCAGACGGGTCGGCCCGGGCGGAGAACGACCGCCATGCTGGGCGGGCTGGTCGCGCTGCTCATCGTGGTGAGCGTGGCGGCCATCTCGCTCGGACCCGTCCCGGTCCCGCCGGGCAACGTCGCGGCGGTCCTGGCAGCGCACCTCGGCCTGCCCCTGGGCGAGGTGCCGGCGCAGAACGCCCTCGTGGTCGACCAGATCCGGCTGCCGAGAATCCTGGTGGCGGCGCTGGTCGGAGCCGCTCTGGGAGTGGCAGGCGCGGTCATGCAGGCGCTGTTCGGCAACCCGCTGGCCGAACCCGGCGTGACCGGCGTGTCGGCGGGCGCGGCCGTGGGCGCGGTGCTGGCCATCACCTCCGGCGCGGCCGGAACCCTCGTACTCCCGGCCGCCGCGTTCGCCGGCGCGCTGCTCACCGTGGCCGCGATCTACGCGATCGGGGCGTTCAGCCGCAGCCGCGGCCTGGCCACCGTGCTGCTGGTCGGGATCGCGCTCAACGCGCTGCTCGGCGCCGTGGTATCCGCGCTGGTGGCCAACGCGCCCGACGAGCAGTCGCTGCGCGGGATCGTCTTCTGGCTGCAGGGCGACCTGGACGCCCGCACCTGGGAACATGTCGGCCTCGCACTGGGACCGGTCGTCATCGGCGTAGCGGCGACGCTGGTGTTCTCCCGCGACCTGAACGTCCTGCTGCTCGGCGACGACGCCGCCCGCACCAGCGGCGTGGACGCGGCACGCACCCGGCACGTCCTGCTGGTTCTGGCGTCCCTGCTGACCGGGGTGGCGGTGTCGGTGAGCGGAGTGATCGGCTTCGTCGGCCTGGTGGCCCCGCACGTGATCCGGCTGACCGCCGGTCCGGACCATCGGCTGCTGCTGCCGGCGAGCGCGCTGCTCGGGGCGGTGTTCCTGGTGCTGGCCGACACAGCGGCGCGGATGCTGCTGGCGCCGGTGACGCTGCAGACCGGCGTGGTCACCGCGTTCGTCGGCGCGCCGGTGTTCCTGCTGCTCGTGCTCTGGTCCCGCCGGAGGGCACTGTGATCACGATCGACGGCCTGCGGGTCGAACTGGACCGGGCGGTGATCCTCGACGGCGTCGCGCTGACCGTGCCCGCCGGCCGCATGGTGGGCCTCGTCGGCCCCAACGGCGCCGGCAAGTCCACCCTGCTGCGCACGATCGCCGGGCTGCACCGCCCCAGCCGCGGCCGGGTGCTGGTAGACGGCCGCCCGGTGCACGCCCGGCGGCCCCGGGAGCTCGCCCGCATGATCGCCTACCTGCCCCAGGACACGGCGCTGTCGTTCCCCTTCACCGCCTACCAGGTGACGCTCATGGGCCGGCACCCGCACGTGGGCCGCTTCGCCATGGAAAGCGCGGCCGACCACCGCGAGGCCGAGCGGGCCATGGCCGCCACCGGCACCACTCATCTGGCCGGGCGAAGCGTGGCCACGCTCTCGGGCGGGGAGCGCCAGCTCGTGCTCCTGGCCAAGGCGATCGCCCAGGACTCCCCCGTGCTGCTGGCCGACGAGCCGGTCTCCGCCCTGGACCTGCGCCACCAGCTCGACGTCCTGCGGCTGCTGCGCGCCTGTGCCGACGCCGGCCGGACGGTGCTGGTCGTGCTGCACGACCTCAACCTCGCCGCCCGCTACTGCACCGAGCTGGCCCTGCTGGCCGGCGGCCGCGTCGTCGCCGACGGCGAGCCGGCGCGCGTTCTCACCCCCGGACACCTGGCCGACGCCTACGGGGTGCGCGCGGTGGTACGCCCCGACGACCTCACCGGATCCCTCACCGTAACCACTCTGGAGAATCAGTGAACCGCATCCTCATCCGGCTCGGCGCCGCCGTGCTCGGACTCAGCCTTCTCACCGCCTGCGCCCAGGAACCCGCCGCCGCCCCGGCCCCACAACGGGCGGGAACCGCGTCCTATCCACGCACGGTCCAGGTGCCCGGCGAGCCCGCACAGCAAGTGACGATCCCGGCCCAGCCCAAGCGGATCGCCGCCCTGTCGGCGGACGCAGCCGAGGCCGCCCTGGAGCTGGCCGGCGCCGGACGGCTCATCGCCGTCCCCGCCTCGGCCGCCAACGCGTCGCTGTCCAGCCACGCCAAGGAGATGGCCACCGTCGCGACCAAGCTGCCCCCGGGCACCGATCCCGACCCCGAACAGATCATCTCCCTCAACCCCGACCTCATCCTCATCACCACCAGGCACGGCGGCGAGCGGGACGCCCAGGCCACGCTCGCCCAGGCCGGCATCCCCATGATCGCCATCGGCAACAACTGGGGCACCCTGGAGGAGGTCAAGCAGAACCTGACCATGCTCGGCACGGCTCTCGGCGCCGAGGCCAAGGCCGGCGAGCTGATCGCCGAGCTCGACCGACGCGCCGCCGGCGTGGCAGAGAAGCTCGGCGACCCGACCAGCAGGCCCAGCGTGGCGATCCTGTCCAACCAGGCCGGCCGCCCCTTCATCAACGCCGCCGACGTGCTCACCTCCGACCTGGTCAAACGTGCCGGCGGGGACCTGGTGGCCGAGCGGATCGGCCTGCGCGCCACCGCGCCGGTCACCGCCGAGCAGCTCATCGCCGCCAAGCCGGACGCCATCCTGCTGATCGACGTCACCGGCAAGGGCCAGGCCTCTTTCGCGAGCGTCATGAGCAACCCGGCCGTGGCCGAACTGGCCGCCGTCCGCGACGGCCGGGTCAAGCTGATGCCGGCGCGGATCTCGTACGGAACCGGCAGCGTGCACATCGCCGACGGGCTGGAGGAGATCGCCCGCTGGCTGCACCCCGAGGCGATGCGATGAACCGGACGGCGGCGCCCGCACGGCGGCTCGACCTGCCGGTGAGGTCTCACGTCCTGGCGGCGGTGGGGTGCGGCTGGCTCGTCGCGGTGGGTCTGTGCGTGTGTTACCTGGGCGTCGGCCGGCTCATCGATGACGTCACGGGCGCAGGGGACCGGCCATGGCAGGCGCTGGTGATGATGGGGACCGGGATCGTCCTCGCCGCGGCCGGAGCCGTCGGCCAGGGTGTCGCGAGCGGGCGTGGTGAGGCCGTGGCCGAGGTCAGCGTGCGGGCTCGGATCCATCGGTTCGTCCTCGCCGGCGGAACGCGCCGGGAAGCTTCCGGAGCCGGGAGTCCGGTGACGGGTGCGCTCTCCTCCCTGGCCACCGAGGGGGCCGCCAAGGTCGCCGCCTGGCGGGGCGGATTCCTCGGCCGGCTCGTCTCCTCGGTCACCACCCCGCTGGTCGTGGTGGCGGTCGTGGCGCTGGTCGTCGATGTGACGGCCGCGCTCGTGCTGCTGGCGGTCGTGATGACGGTGCCGCCGGTGGTCGCCGGCTTCCAGCGGTTGTTCCGTGCCTCCTCAGCCGGTTACCAGGCCCAGTCCAGGCGGCTGGCCGCGCACTTCCTGGAGTCCGTCCAGGGCTTGCGGCTGCTCACCCTGCTGGGCGCTGCCGGACGGCAGTCGCGGCTGCTGGCCGGCGAGAGCGAGCGGCAGCGCCGCGCCACCATGCGGCTGCTGGCCGGCAACCAGCTCGTTCTGCTCGTCACCGACGTGGTGTTCTACGGCGGGCTGATCGGCACCGGCACCGCGCTGGCACTGTCACGGTACGCGTCGGGCGCGATCTCCGCGGGAACGGCCGTGGCGCTGGTGCTGATCTCGCTGCTGCTGACGGAGCCGATCAGCGTCGTGGGCCAGTTCTTCTACATCGCCATGACGGGACGGGCCGCCGACCGCCAGATCGTCGGCGCCCTCGCCGGCGGTCGTCCTGGCCCGCGTGCCGTCCCGGGCGCGACCTCGGATGAGGGCGGCAGAGTCGCGGCGGAGCCGGCCGAGGTCACCCCTCACCACGGTGAGGGAGCCGTGGTCGAGCTGGCGGCGGTCACCGCCGGTCATGGCGCCGGGCCCGCCGTCGTGGAGGGCAGCACGTTCGGCGTCCGCCACGGCGAGATGGTGGCACTCATAGGCCCCTCAGGTGCGGGCAAGTCCACGCTGCTGTCGGTGATCGCCGGCGAGCTGGCACCCCGCGGCGGCACGGTCCGGGTGCCGGTGGCCGAGGGCGGCGCGCCGGATCTGGCGCTCGTCCCCCAGCACAGCTGGCTATTCACCGGCACCATCGCCGAGAACCTGCGGCTGGCCGACCCGGCGGCGAGCGAGCAGCGGTTGTGGCAGGCCCTGCGGCAGGCGCGGCTCGCGGCCGAGGTGGAGGCGATGCCGGGCAGGCTGGACGCGCGCGTCGGTGAGGAGGGACTCACTCTGTCGGGTGGGCAGGCGCAGCGGCTGGCGCTGGCCCGCGCTCTGCTCCTCGACGCCGCCGTCCTGCTGCTCGACGAGCCGACGAGCCATGTGGACGCACGCTCCGAGCAGCTCATCATCGAGTCCCTGCGCCGCCTGCACGGCACCCGGGCGATCATCGTCGCCACTCACTCACCGGCGTTGAGCGGGGTCGCGGACCGGATCGTCGAGGTCACCGGCGCACGGGCGGTGGCCCGGTGATCGCCCGCCTGGCCGCGTTCGCCCGGCCCTTCGCGGCCGCGCTGGCGCTGTCCGCGGCGCTACGCGTGCTGCAGCTGGCGTGCGGGATCGCGATCCTGGCGGTCGCGGTGAGCGCGATCGCCCGCATCGGCGAGGCCAGCATCGCCGCAACGGCCGGCCTGATCGCCGTACTTGCCGTCGCCAAAGGCGCCGCGCACTACGGGGAACAGTATCTCGGCCACTGGGTCGCCTTCACAGTGCTGGCCCGGCTGCGCATCGCCTTCTTCGACGCCCTCGCCAGGCTGTCTCCCAGCGTGCTCCACCAGCACCGCTCCGGCGATCTCACCGCTCGCGCCACCGCCGACGTCAACCGCGTCGAGGTGTTCTACGCCCACACGATCGCACCCGCGCTCGCCGCCGCCCTCGTCTTGCTCGGCTCGGCCGCCTACCTCGCTGTCGCCGTCCACCCGGCACTGGCGGCGATCCTGCTGGTGGGCGCGGCAATCTCCGGTCTAGCCGTACCGCTGCTCGGCCGCCACCGGGCCGGGCAGGCGGCCCGGCGGCGCCAGCACACCCGCGGGCAGATCGCCGCGCACGTCACCGACACCATCGCAGGGCTGCGTGACCTCACCTTGCTCCGGGCGATCGGGCAGTGGCAGGGGCGGCTCGACGCGCTGGATGCCCGCGCCGCCGCCGACACCCATGCGCTGGCCGCCCGCATCGCAGGCCGCCGCGCCGCGAACACCGCCGTCCTCGCGGCGACCGTGTGCGCGGTCGCGCTCACCGGCGCGTACTTGTGGCGCGGCGGCGGGATCGGCTTGCAGGCGTGGTGGACCGCGATCGCGATCGCGCTCGCCATGGCGCCCGCCCTGACCGCGGTCGAGGCGTTCGCCGCCGAGTTCGGCACCACCCTGGCCGCTGCCCGGAGACTGTTCGTGATCATCGACACGCCGCCCGCGGCCGTCCGCGCGGAGCTCGCCCCGTCGGCCGGGGCGAGCGCAGGGGGCCTATACCGTCGGGCGGGTGTGGCGGTTTCCATGCGCGGGGTGCGCTTCGCCTTTCCCGGCTCGGCCGACAACGCGGCACCGGTCCTCGACGGCATCGACCTCGACCTACCGCCGGGATCGACCACGGCCGTCCTCGGGGTGACCGGCAGCGGCAAATCCTCTCTCGGATACCTGCTGGCCGCCGCCCTCACCCCCACGGAGGGCATCATCACCCTCGACGGCACCGACCTGCGCCGCATCCCCGACGATGAACTCCGCCGCAAGGTGGCCCTCGCCGACCAGCGCCCGTTCGTCTTCTCGGGCACCGTCGCGAGCAACCTCCGGCTCGCCCGGCCCGGCGCCGACGAGGGCGAGCTGTGGCACGTCCTCGAGGTCGTCGCGCTGGCCGACACCGTACGAGCACTTCCCGAGCAGCTTCACACGCGGCTCACCGAGCGCGGCGCCAACCTGTCCGGCGGCGAGCTGCAGCGCCTGTCACTCGCCCAGGCGCTGCTCCGGCGCCCCGCGCTACTGATCTGCGACGAGGTCACCAGCCAGCTCGACGCCGCCACCGAAGCCCAGCTCCTTGAACGGCTACGCCGGGAACTGGCCGGATCCACCACCGTATGGATCACTCATCGACCGGCGACTCTGCACGCCTCCGACCAGATCGTCGTACTCGACGGCGGTCGCATCATTCGAGGCGAACCGCCCGGTGACCGCCTTCTCAGGTGACGCGGAGGCGACGAACTGGGACAACGAGCAGTGCCGGACGATCCTCGGCAACTGTGCGAGCGCCATGCCCTCCGGCGCGGGTCTGCTGGTGATCGAGCGGATGATCCCCGCACCGGGTACGCCGAGCTGCTCGTCAAGGCCAGACTGGTCCCGGAAGAGCTGGCCGAGCTGCCGGTGCGCCTGTCCCTGCTGCCGGCTCGCAACCCCGAGGTACGCCGCTTCTGCCCAGGCCACCGGGTGCCCGCCGTGCCGCCGCGCCGGCTGTCTCTGGCACGGCGGGACGCCCCGGTGGCCGGCCTGGTGGCTTCAGTCGATGGTGATCAGCCCGCGCTGGTAGGCGCGGACGAGGCGGCGCGGGACGAGCGCCTCCCGCCCGTTGACGGTGATCGGCACGAGGTCGGGAACGGTGGCCTTCCACTGGCTGCGGCGGTGCCGGGTGTTGCTGCGGGAGGTCTTCCTCTTGGGGACGGCCATGGCTACCAGCTCGCCTTCGTGATGCCGGGCAGTTCGCCGCGGTGCGCCATCTCGCGGAAGCGCACCCGGGAGAGCCCGAACTTGGTCAGATGCCCGCGGGGCCGGCCGTCGACGGAGTCGCGGTTGCGGATGCGGGTGGCGCTGGCGTCGCGCGGCTGGCGGGCCAGCTCGCGCGCGGCGTCCGCACGCTCCTGGGATGCGCCGGTGCGGATGATCTCTTTCAGCACGGCGCGCCGTTCGGCGTAGCGGGCGACGACGGCCCTGCGGCGCTCG
This window encodes:
- a CDS encoding ABC transporter ATP-binding protein translates to MIRIENVRWAYAGSGAPTLDGLTLHVRRGETVVLCGPSGSGKSTALRLMNGLIPHFHEGRLEGTADLDGQAIADLPLDQLGRRTGTVLQHPRRQFFTDQTETELAFALENFGEPTHAIRERVTTVIGEHGLNDFTGRRLQDLSGGQQQQVACAAAATHHPALLLFDEPTSNLSAAAIERFTATLARLRAGGATIVIAEHRLHFLHGLADRVIAMRDGRIETEWTGAEFATLDDATLRAEGLRSLTPPARPAPAPADARGPSIDRATEPATPPTTGLTLRSLRCAFRGHRVLDIEHAHLRAGTITAITGPNGAGKSTLARIITGLQRHEGEVLLNGRRLSRTQRQRACAYVMQDVQRQLFTDSVEAELRLGASRDNEHDARSRALLRDLDLEAFTDRHPLSLSGGQQQRLVVAAARLSGRRIVVFDEPSSGVDRRHLRSITQVMRDLAAGGAVVILISHDDELLAHAADQELCLRPAELP
- a CDS encoding class I SAM-dependent methyltransferase — protein: MTSVGIGAVFDSAATHYAEISPLLWNPIGEATVATAAIGAGERVLDVCCGTGASAIPAARAAGPHGHVDAIDLAAGLLAHGRRRASSAGLGNVRFVQADATTWQDQPYDVVQCVHGVFFLPDMDTSVTRLTGLLRPGGRLVITTWAQGAMENFGQLFAEAVAHVRQAPVAPPTSRQAASTIDTEEDLHTWLTARGLTKVTVTRFPLRIPLDTALAWQVVLGSGFRGMLTGLEEPAVEQVRAAFGRLLRERGMTELDATSLIGAGTRP
- a CDS encoding FecCD family ABC transporter permease — translated: MLGGLVALLIVVSVAAISLGPVPVPPGNVAAVLAAHLGLPLGEVPAQNALVVDQIRLPRILVAALVGAALGVAGAVMQALFGNPLAEPGVTGVSAGAAVGAVLAITSGAAGTLVLPAAAFAGALLTVAAIYAIGAFSRSRGLATVLLVGIALNALLGAVVSALVANAPDEQSLRGIVFWLQGDLDARTWEHVGLALGPVVIGVAATLVFSRDLNVLLLGDDAARTSGVDAARTRHVLLVLASLLTGVAVSVSGVIGFVGLVAPHVIRLTAGPDHRLLLPASALLGAVFLVLADTAARMLLAPVTLQTGVVTAFVGAPVFLLLVLWSRRRAL
- a CDS encoding ABC transporter ATP-binding protein; its protein translation is MITIDGLRVELDRAVILDGVALTVPAGRMVGLVGPNGAGKSTLLRTIAGLHRPSRGRVLVDGRPVHARRPRELARMIAYLPQDTALSFPFTAYQVTLMGRHPHVGRFAMESAADHREAERAMAATGTTHLAGRSVATLSGGERQLVLLAKAIAQDSPVLLADEPVSALDLRHQLDVLRLLRACADAGRTVLVVLHDLNLAARYCTELALLAGGRVVADGEPARVLTPGHLADAYGVRAVVRPDDLTGSLTVTTLENQ
- a CDS encoding ABC transporter substrate-binding protein translates to MNRILIRLGAAVLGLSLLTACAQEPAAAPAPQRAGTASYPRTVQVPGEPAQQVTIPAQPKRIAALSADAAEAALELAGAGRLIAVPASAANASLSSHAKEMATVATKLPPGTDPDPEQIISLNPDLILITTRHGGERDAQATLAQAGIPMIAIGNNWGTLEEVKQNLTMLGTALGAEAKAGELIAELDRRAAGVAEKLGDPTSRPSVAILSNQAGRPFINAADVLTSDLVKRAGGDLVAERIGLRATAPVTAEQLIAAKPDAILLIDVTGKGQASFASVMSNPAVAELAAVRDGRVKLMPARISYGTGSVHIADGLEEIARWLHPEAMR
- a CDS encoding ABC transporter ATP-binding protein, which encodes MNRTAAPARRLDLPVRSHVLAAVGCGWLVAVGLCVCYLGVGRLIDDVTGAGDRPWQALVMMGTGIVLAAAGAVGQGVASGRGEAVAEVSVRARIHRFVLAGGTRREASGAGSPVTGALSSLATEGAAKVAAWRGGFLGRLVSSVTTPLVVVAVVALVVDVTAALVLLAVVMTVPPVVAGFQRLFRASSAGYQAQSRRLAAHFLESVQGLRLLTLLGAAGRQSRLLAGESERQRRATMRLLAGNQLVLLVTDVVFYGGLIGTGTALALSRYASGAISAGTAVALVLISLLLTEPISVVGQFFYIAMTGRAADRQIVGALAGGRPGPRAVPGATSDEGGRVAAEPAEVTPHHGEGAVVELAAVTAGHGAGPAVVEGSTFGVRHGEMVALIGPSGAGKSTLLSVIAGELAPRGGTVRVPVAEGGAPDLALVPQHSWLFTGTIAENLRLADPAASEQRLWQALRQARLAAEVEAMPGRLDARVGEEGLTLSGGQAQRLALARALLLDAAVLLLDEPTSHVDARSEQLIIESLRRLHGTRAIIVATHSPALSGVADRIVEVTGARAVAR
- a CDS encoding ABC transporter ATP-binding protein, whose product is MIARLAAFARPFAAALALSAALRVLQLACGIAILAVAVSAIARIGEASIAATAGLIAVLAVAKGAAHYGEQYLGHWVAFTVLARLRIAFFDALARLSPSVLHQHRSGDLTARATADVNRVEVFYAHTIAPALAAALVLLGSAAYLAVAVHPALAAILLVGAAISGLAVPLLGRHRAGQAARRRQHTRGQIAAHVTDTIAGLRDLTLLRAIGQWQGRLDALDARAAADTHALAARIAGRRAANTAVLAATVCAVALTGAYLWRGGGIGLQAWWTAIAIALAMAPALTAVEAFAAEFGTTLAAARRLFVIIDTPPAAVRAELAPSAGASAGGLYRRAGVAVSMRGVRFAFPGSADNAAPVLDGIDLDLPPGSTTAVLGVTGSGKSSLGYLLAAALTPTEGIITLDGTDLRRIPDDELRRKVALADQRPFVFSGTVASNLRLARPGADEGELWHVLEVVALADTVRALPEQLHTRLTERGANLSGGELQRLSLAQALLRRPALLICDEVTSQLDAATEAQLLERLRRELAGSTTVWITHRPATLHASDQIVVLDGGRIIRGEPPGDRLLR
- the rpmF gene encoding 50S ribosomal protein L32, with translation MAVPKRKTSRSNTRHRRSQWKATVPDLVPITVNGREALVPRRLVRAYQRGLITID
- the rpsN gene encoding 30S ribosomal protein S14, with product MAKKSKIAANERRRAVVARYAERRAVLKEIIRTGASQERADAARELARQPRDASATRIRNRDSVDGRPRGHLTKFGLSRVRFREMAHRGELPGITKASW